The DNA window TTGAAAACTTGAGAAGCATGATCCCAATTACCCATAATCGATAATGAGAAAAGAACGGAACCTATTAGGCGATGGTATATGAAATATACATGAGGGGTTCGTACTTGGTTTTGAAGATTCAAAACGAACGGTATATGGGTATACATGATGGGTTCGTacttggttttgaaaattcaaaacgAGCGATCCGATTGGATGACTTGCAATGATAATGATGACGATAAGAATACAAAACAGAGAGCGAAAGCGGTGATGGCGAATTGACAGGAATGAGCGAGAGGATAAGAAAAGTGAGGCGATCTTCCTACGCGTGATGGTGTCCTGCACTAGCCACCCAGCTGTGCCCATCAATTTACGAAGGCTTTCATCTTGAaaccgtgtttttttttaaaacaaaaaatttacaagtaattttttttatacatatatccataacgacttaaaaacaaaagctcTACAATAAACCtcgataaaaaattataaattcaaGTTCTAAATGTAGCTTATAAGTAATTATAATTGAGACGATTCGTCGCGTTGCTAATGTACTGGCAATCCATCGAATCTATCCACGAAACTGCACCACGCATGTAGACGTGTTGCCGCTCGGCTCGGGTAGCTCGAACGCGTCTCTCTTAGTGGACACGACACAATGGGTATGGATTCTGTACAGTGCCTGCTACAAATCCTCGCTGCAAAGTGCAAGCAGCATTACTGTATTTGTACATGCCATTGGCCATTTGGCCTGCACACGGCCGGACCAAGATACTGCAAATACTAGAGCTTTGTACaggcacgacgacgacgacagtcCACAGGCTAAATGGACAGTACAGGCTGATGCACCACGATCCAACTCTGTTACACTGTCTGCACCACTATCAAACACAGCAAGACTCCCAAAGCTACCACTACTCTCAGAAACTACTACTATTGTAGACTATTTTAGGTATGCCCCATTGTAAGGTAAGGTTCACTGGCATGGTTAACAGCTACATATTTCCCCACTTGGCTTCACTACATCAACACTGCCTTCTTTGCACGGCATTCAGGCAACTTGTGCTATGGAACAGGTGCCACACACCACTATTCTTCTTCAGAacggttgttgttgttgtcgtcctcctcctccttctcctcctcatAACGGTTGGTGGTGTTGTCCTCCTCGAGGTTGTTCACGCGCTCGCATTCATCGATCCACTCGCTGTATCTGCGATGAAAACATTCCATGGGTTTCAGCATATGTCCACCGGCAGTTCATCTGCATAAAAGTCTAATAGATGTTTCTCAAGACCAGCTTACATGTCGATGGGTTCGGTCAGAGCTGCAAAAAGGAGGGGGAAAGAAAACTGTCAAGTCAGCAttgttttgttcaaatatCAAATGGTAAGCACTTACATGGGCAATTACATCATGCATAATTTCTTCCTAATCAAACCTAACCTTGGACAAACAGAAAGGAATTTCTGCAATTCTAGTAAGCAGCTAAGAGGGAATTACGTTATGCATACCGCCGTCCTTGACTTCTGGAGTTGCCTTTCACTAACTAGGAAGGGAGACATGAaagttcccaattttttttggatgagcTGTCACGTTAGACGTTTGACTGAATATcgaaagaggttttcggacacaaatgaacaaaaatattcatagctcgcctgaaaaccgcgagacggatcttttgagcacaattaattcatcattagcacgcGTGGGCACTGTAACACTTacggctaatcatgaactaattaagctcaaaagattcgtctcacgattttctcctaactctgtaattagtttttatttttatctatatttaatgcttcatttagatatcgaaagattcgatgtgatgtttttttaaaaaaaaattagaaactaaacaggcccgAACTCAAAGGATCAAGGTTTGAAAGGCCCACCAAAATCCTAGCATGGCCCAGCTACTAGCCGGCATGTAGCATAATTTACTGGGAGGAAAATAGCAAACACTAGTACACTCCTTCCAAATGCAGTAACACTAGTACAAAAGCATGAAATTCAGTTATTAACGATGGATGGTAGATAATCAAAAGGACCTTTCTTTAAACACGCCTAAAGGGTTTTGGAACATGGAAGCACAGATGCTGAATAAGTGAATGTTAAAAGACCTGATTCCCCGaccttttcattttgtttttgcagagGTGCAAGTTATTAACAGATAACTAAATCCTATTCCAATTTGTTATAGAAAAATGTAAGCATGACTGAAACAATAACTAATCAAATAACCTAAGAGCAAACACAAACCACATTAATTATGCTAGATCACAAAGTTCATAACAGGAAGATGGGCCACTTAAAATACTAAAGCAATGGCACAAAACGAATTGCCGCATGGAAATTTCAGGGCAGAGAATATTACCATTAACAGTTGTGCTAAAACTTTCCAAACAAATTCTGCATGAGGCCTCGCCAATTAAATTCTTTAAATCACTGCAAAAACATAGATGAAGGTGTCACTGCACTACTGAAacttaggtcttgtttagtttgtaaaatttttttgcaaaaacatcacatcaaaactttaaacacatatttgaagtattaaacgtagtctaattataaaacaaatttcagattccgcctggaaaccgcgagacaaatcttttgagtctaattaatccctcattagcacatgttggttactgtagcacttatggctaattatgtcctaattaggctcaaaaaattcgtctcactatttcctccataactgtgtaattaattttaatgtttatatatttaatgctttatttagatgttcaaaaattcgatgtgatgtttttagaaaaaaaatttggaaactaaacggggccatACCAGACATCGAAATTCAGACATCAAAACATAGTGTACTTACATGCGACACTCGACGCTACTGCCATGGTTGCAGAACGGACAGCAAAACACAGTATCAAGCTTGTCCATTCTCTTCTTGGGAGGTGGTTTTGCTCTGGATTTCCTCTTACCCATGATTGAATGTTTTATTCTTCccgcccttttttttttgcggggaaAAATGGTAACAGTTAAGTTGTATGTTGACGATGTAATACTTACATACTACCGCATCcgttacatattataagactttctgagaTTGATTAGATATATCcatacatcaatatatatgttttgcatatgtctaaattcattatcACACAtgtgaatttagataaggtcataaaatcttataatatgaaatggagggaatacaTAACGTCAACGCATATCATTGTATCAACACATACTATTCGTAATTTCTCAAAATTGAGCATTAGAATGCAGAACAAACACCTTTCTTGTAGATCTGCGATATGCctcagtaaaaaaatacatgtttgcTCAAATGCACACTAGAATACTCGGTACAAGTCAAATGATAACACAACACTCAAGCAATAATGGAGCATATATACCAGTTTCCTAAAATCAAAATCTaagtaacttttttaaaagataatccAAGCAAATAACAGCAGCTTATCTGCTTTGTTTTAATTACTCAACTTTcctctaatttattttctacaaaaatatcataaactgCCAACGCGCGGCTGCACAAAAACCCAGCTCTGGTTGTGCTCCAACCCCCAACACGCACACGGTATGGCCCCTGAAATTTCCTAATCAACTCACACCGATTTCATGCGACGCGAGCAAAACCGCTACAAAATCCCAGCAGCACAAGCAAACCTGAATAGTAAAACCATGAAATTACAAGCTCACCACCTCCTACGCATCTAAACACACAGACCTAAAAGCCTAAACCCCAGAACAAAAATCCCCCACAAGACGATCATCAGCAGCAAAACACTCGGAGCAACAGCGTCCAAGCGCTAAACCCGCATCACCGAAGGAAGATAGCTACACAGCGAGCAGGAGAGCAAACCCTAGCAAGtccggagagagagaaggggggggggggagagggaggtgggggcTTTGCGtacctcggcgacggcggcgcggcgagcggggaggcggaggcagcaAAACCGAGGACGAAACCGGAGTCCAGAACGATCGCGACAACGCCGCCTGATTTTTATAGGTGGCGCGCGCGGCTCGTCGTAGCAGAGAGGCCTATCGCTTCGTGGGCTCTAGGCCCATCCAGGCTCCTGGGGATGGGCCTCCTTTCTGGACCATGCGCGCGTTCATGGGCCGAAATTTCGGCCCATTCTAAGGAGAGATGGATGGAAAAGGCCATGCCTTATTGACCCGTTTCTATTGGGCCGATATGGAGAGGAGGCGAACTAGTGGGCCTCCATGTATTAGCATCAAGGCTGTGTTGCTTTGGAAGCTTTCCTAACATTTACTCTCTGGTTTTTtgcacatgttttttaaattgataaataacgTGTCTTTTAAGAAAAGTCTTatgaaaactattttaaaaattatatttatctacTTTTAAAGTTTGTAATCAGCCACTTTGTTTTGCGCGTGAGGTTAACATACTCATAAAATGGAAGCAGTACGTGCAGTGTTACAATTAGAACCCGTAGTACCGGGCGTGATTATTTGGTGccaaacaataaattattataaagaataaatttggaacaaaacttttatacacatgtttttttatacacatgtttttagtgatttaaaataaagtatgaaaACATAAGTGGAAGTGAAAAAACGATGATGTCAGGCTACCAGAGTGTGTGGGTGCTgacattttgatattttggttcttttaaaaaaattattttataaatagatttaaaaaaaattattgtataaatGAACATTTTTACCGTGTCAACGTTATTGGTGCCATCCTCCCACCACATGAACATAACATTATTGCTTAGAGGGCGGAGgatttatttgcaaaataaagtttttcaataataccaaaatcaaaattgCAGGTGTGTGTGATAGGAGTAGGCTGGTGGGTGAGCtggaattttgatattttggtccCTTTGAAAAACTTGTTTTACATATatgatctatttataaaataagttttttaaaaggtccaaaatgtcaaaattgcaGGTAGGTGAGTGcgttgtttagcagtttgtgGTTTTCCTCTTGACACTGGTCAACGACAACGATAAGGCTAATACTAAAATGCTAAGGACATGCGGGCATCTATCTTGATCTGCTGTTGCAATCACAGAATACAATATAATTTGCAAACAGCCCAATCAAAGCAATCATGCAGGATTACATTCCCTGAGTTCTTTATTTGTGTTTTAAGTGTTCCAATACTAGTGAGAACTTCGCATATTGCTGCAGACTACTCTATGATATAGAAAGCATTCGGCTAAAAAGTATATTCGATCAATTGCATCTATATATGGGTAATGTTCTAAATTTATACTCAAGCTTAGGTTCAATTGGCATTTGCAATGATTTTAATACATACTGTAACTCTTTTAAGTAacttacaaaaaatatagttaaaagaCATAGGAAGTGACACATGTTTTAGTTGCTTGCTCCAGCTACCAGAGTGTGTGGTAGTAGTAGGTTGTTTATGCTGAAGTTacgatttaaatttttattttaaatttagagtttattttgaagattttccatactagtttattttccaacatttttttaaatcaatatatatataagttttttatttacaaattatttttcgtttataaataggtTAATCACCCTCGAACTCAGTTGGACCACCCTTACCATTTAGGGCATTcggtttgaaaatattttaacccATATTAATAAAAAGGCTGAGGAATAcgaatatatattaacatcAACCCATATGAATATCGCCAAGATgtttaaatagataaaaattttcatatgtttcCTCCCACTCGTATGAAAGaaacaattattttgttttctctctacTTTCTTCGTACAAATAGattttatatgaattaatCCTTACAAatctaaatcatttttttctccacaccaaccaaacacttagctaataaaacataaacgaaaatgTTAATCTTGAATTAATCTCGAAGGGAGTGAACCTGATAGCCAGTAGTAAAGTCAACCGTGGTGCTGGTCAAGATACGGTGGGTGGCGATCCCCGACCAACGCAATGCAATTCCACGGTCGCAGGCGGGCGAGCCGACGAGCCCAccgccggcgggcgggcggcggcggctccaccATGATTCTCTGGGCCCCGCGGATGAGCCTCcccccggggaggagagaaaagcgccggccggccatggcgcgaGGCGTCCCAATCTGATCCCGGAATCTTCCGCCTTTTCCGCGCCATGCCatggcgacagcggcggcagaGGAACGAGGGCCACCAATCCAACCGCAGCAAAATGGAAGAACGGGAAAATATGGGAATTCGCGTGCATCCTACGAGCTGTAGCctcgacggcgatggcgacggcggcggcgagcggcggcgatgtgGCGCCTCGGGGTGCGAGGAATTTTCCCCgcccctttctttttcttttttcttttctttttccaaggCGAGAAGCTCCTTTTCGGTTTCCTTTTTCTACTCCTCTTCTGGCCTCTCTTCCGTTTCtgtctcttctttctcctcgACGAGGCAGAcgtgtcttcttcttctccctcgCGTCGCGCGTTGGCTCTCTCTCCGCCGCAATAAAACTCCCTCCCGCCCaatcacctcctcctcctccgcctccgctgcTTCCGAGAGCCAAAGGCCGCCTTTCATCTCCGACCGCCGCCTGTcccctgctcctgctcctgcttctgctgctgcttcaccgactcaccgtcgtcgtcgtctactTCTTCTTCCCGTTGAGCAAGGAGCGGTTTTTGGAGTAGGTCCGGGCCAGCTTCTTCCGCCGCTTCGCCTCGCCTGCACCGTCCCAGGAAGATCTtggtgggttttttttttaatatcttcGGAATCTTCCATTTGCGATTGTTTAATATTGGCGTGATCTCAAAAAAAAGTGCGATCTTGGTATGCATCTGGTGCTCGTTTCTGTTCTATGTCCacctttttttggtttggtttaggtgatgcatgcatgcatgcttgttgGGAAATCCCCATTTGTTTTTCGCCGATCTTGATCTTGATCTTGCGCAGAGCCGGGGGCTGGGATGGCGGCAGCGATGAACGGCTTTGCGAGCCTCCAATGCAAGGCGACGGTGCATGTCGACAAAGGGCACATGCAACCTTCCGGGGTGGCCTTCTTCTCTCCAAACAACAGATGCTCCCAGCTTCATATCTCCAGGTGATCTTGCAGCTCAAATATTTCTCctatgttttgtttgttccaAATGgttattagatttatttttggtaGGGAGCAGTACACTTTGATTTTACTTCTTAAAGAAATTACCTTTTGAACATTTGATGTTAGACACACCATGCTTCCAAATGGGAAGAACATGATTCAACTAGTAGGAGATTGAAAAGTCGTGTGAGACTTCCTCAGTTTGCTTTTATCGTGAATTTTAACTACGAGCCACCTATTGCAGCAAACTGCAAGCTTTGATTAATTGATTGCAAATCCTGAAATTGTACTGTTGTATTGTTTGAAGCTGATGACGTTTTACTGATTGTGCCCACTGATTCTGTAGAATTCCTCATTTCATTGGCGCGAAGGCTGTTAGCACTTCCCAACAGCGTATGAGGCACAAGGTCTGCTCCATCAGAGCCTCTGCTGCCTCATGCTTGCAGGAtgatacaacaaaatatttcgaTTTTGTGGTCATTGGCAGCGGTGTTGCTGGCCTAAGGTATGCTCTAGAAGTTTCTAAGCATGGCTCTGTGGCCATCATTACCAAAGCAGAGCCTCATGAGAGCAACACAAACTACGCACAAGGCGGCGTCAGTGCGGTTCTATGCCCCTCAGATTCTGTAGAGAGTCACATGCAAGACACAATTGTCGCAGGGGCTTATCTGTGTGATGAAGAGACTGTCAGGGTAAGTTTAACATCCATCATGAATGAAGGCAATAGTTGATTTGTCGTGTGCCGCGATCTGATCAATGCGTATTTCCGTCGTGTATCCTTTCCTGTGTAAAATCACAATGCTTGATTAATAACTTCGCTATTGTATTTCAGGTAGTATGCACAGAAGGACCAGAGCGTGTGAAGGAACTCATTTCCATGGGTGCTTCATTTGACCACGGCGAGGACGGGAGGCTGCACCTTGCAAGGGAAGGTGGACATTCTCACAATAGAATAGTTCATTCTGCTGATATGACTGGAAGAGAGATCGAAAGAGCACTGCTTCAAGCAGTCGATAATGATGATAACATATCTTTGTTTGGCCACCACTTTGCCATCGATTTACTCACCTGCCAGGTCAGTTAATTTGATATGTTACCCATTGCTTTGTCCTGCGCAACAgtggtcctttttt is part of the Oryza brachyantha chromosome 2, ObraRS2, whole genome shotgun sequence genome and encodes:
- the LOC102700115 gene encoding transcription elongation factor 1 homolog; the protein is MGKRKSRAKPPPKKRMDKLDTVFCCPFCNHGSSVECRIDLKNLIGEASCRICLESFSTTVNALTEPIDIYSEWIDECERVNNLEEDNTTNRYEEEKEEEDDNNNNRSEEE